A window of the Anaerobaca lacustris genome harbors these coding sequences:
- a CDS encoding prepilin peptidase, giving the protein MAAQEWIISAFTFAFGCCIGSFLNVVIYRLPREKSLVSPGSACPGCGKPIRFYDNIPLISWLVLRARCRHCGTGISPRYFIVELLTGLVFLGLYLVYFHSAVRLGMQAPNGWFVYLVHVILLAALIAGSGIDLELWIIPLSICWFATAVGFVGSAVGGYLIDPEVVRTHSLLPVASPTTGALALGAGIGLAASLLLLKAGLLKRSYEIPETGEKPEPVEEKPKVEKGAFPFADDPEFNHRLEAMREIVFLTPVIVGAIVANAVLTRSGPLAAGWAGLLEVPAVAGFLGSFLGYFVGCAVVWATRVLGTLAFGKEAMGLGDVHLMGAAGAVIGPVMVVVAFFVAPFFGLGWALFQMVFKKIRQIPYGPFLSFAVLTVMILHDWILKECAFLFLH; this is encoded by the coding sequence GTGGCGGCACAGGAATGGATCATCAGTGCGTTTACTTTTGCGTTCGGCTGCTGCATTGGCAGCTTCCTGAACGTCGTGATCTATCGCCTGCCCCGCGAGAAGTCGCTGGTGAGCCCCGGCTCGGCCTGTCCCGGCTGCGGCAAGCCCATCCGGTTCTACGACAACATCCCGCTGATTTCCTGGCTCGTCCTGCGGGCCAGGTGCCGCCATTGTGGCACGGGCATCTCGCCACGGTACTTCATCGTCGAGCTGCTTACGGGCCTGGTGTTTCTCGGACTGTACCTGGTCTATTTCCACTCGGCCGTGCGGCTGGGCATGCAGGCGCCAAACGGATGGTTCGTCTATCTGGTCCATGTCATCCTGCTGGCGGCCCTCATCGCCGGCTCGGGGATCGACCTGGAGCTTTGGATCATCCCGCTGTCGATCTGCTGGTTCGCCACCGCCGTCGGGTTCGTCGGCTCGGCTGTTGGCGGCTATCTGATCGATCCGGAGGTCGTCAGGACTCATTCGCTGCTTCCCGTCGCCTCGCCGACGACCGGGGCACTGGCGCTTGGGGCCGGGATCGGTCTGGCGGCGAGCCTGCTGCTTCTCAAGGCGGGTCTGCTCAAACGCAGCTATGAAATCCCCGAGACGGGCGAGAAGCCCGAGCCGGTCGAAGAGAAGCCGAAGGTGGAGAAGGGGGCGTTCCCATTTGCCGACGATCCCGAATTCAACCATCGCCTCGAAGCGATGAGGGAGATCGTCTTTCTGACGCCCGTGATCGTTGGCGCGATCGTGGCCAACGCCGTACTGACCCGGTCGGGCCCGCTGGCGGCAGGGTGGGCCGGCCTCCTGGAGGTTCCTGCCGTTGCGGGGTTCCTCGGCAGTTTCTTGGGCTACTTCGTCGGCTGCGCGGTCGTCTGGGCGACCCGGGTCCTGGGGACCCTGGCCTTCGGCAAGGAGGCGATGGGGCTCGGCGACGTCCACCTGATGGGGGCCGCCGGGGCGGTGATCGGCCCGGTGATGGTGGTCGTCGCGTTCTTCGTTGCCCCGTTCTTCGGGCTCGGCTGGGCGCTGTTCCAGATGGTTTTCAAAAAAATCCGCCAGATTCCCTACGGTCCATTCTTGTCTTTCGCCGTCTTGACGGTTATGATTCTTCACGATTGGATACTCAAGGAGTGTGCCTTCCTTTTCTTGCACTGA
- a CDS encoding OmpA/MotB family protein: MHVVKVRLIVPLLLVVGLSLVSGCTDYKKKYDYLNVEHQNLKGRFENLQNEKQQLAQRISQDQRTIDELRRQIEELNQTPAEATGFGEGYDVAFDAAAGTITVTLPNTILFESGKAELKSATSAELDHILSVLKSKYAGKAIDVVGHTDTDPIKKSPWKDNWELSAQRALSVTRYLMNQGIPASEIRAAGCGPARPIAPNTTVAGKAKNRRVEIVVSMR, from the coding sequence ATGCACGTCGTCAAAGTCAGACTGATTGTCCCGCTGCTGTTGGTCGTTGGATTGTCCCTGGTTTCCGGCTGCACCGACTACAAGAAGAAATACGACTATCTCAACGTCGAGCACCAGAACCTCAAGGGGCGTTTTGAGAACCTCCAGAATGAGAAGCAGCAACTCGCCCAGCGCATCAGCCAGGACCAGCGGACGATCGACGAACTGCGTCGGCAGATCGAGGAGCTGAACCAGACGCCCGCCGAGGCGACCGGATTTGGCGAGGGCTACGATGTGGCCTTCGATGCGGCGGCCGGGACGATCACCGTGACGCTGCCCAACACGATCCTCTTCGAGTCGGGCAAGGCGGAGCTCAAGAGCGCTACCAGCGCCGAACTCGACCACATCCTGTCCGTTCTGAAATCGAAGTATGCGGGCAAGGCGATCGATGTTGTGGGCCACACGGACACCGATCCGATCAAGAAATCGCCCTGGAAAGACAATTGGGAGCTGTCGGCCCAGCGGGCGCTTTCCGTAACGCGGTACCTGATGAACCAGGGCATACCGGCCTCGGAGATTCGCGCCGCAGGCTGCGGTCCGGCCCGGCCGATTGCCCCGAACACGACGGTGGCCGGCAAGGCCAAAAACCGTCGTGTGGAGATCGTCGTCAGTATGCGGTAG
- a CDS encoding argininosuccinate synthase yields MAKKQQQQKVVLAYSGGLDTSVILPWLKETYGYDVIAFAAELGQGDELAGIKKKALASGASKCVVKDLRREFVEDYLWPMLKSGAVYENGYLLGTSIARPLIAKHQVEVAHAEKATAVAHGATGKGNDQVRFELTFMALDPTLEIIAPWKDPKFKLTSREAAVDYAKKHNIPIEQSKKKIYSRDRNLWHISHEGADLEDPANEPKDDLFVMSQPVSQTPDKPDYVTIGFHEGVPVKLDGKLTSGVKMIEALNEIGGRHAVGQVDVVENRLVGMKSRGVYETPGGTILMTAHAALESLTMERETMHYKQQVALKYAELVYYGQWFSPLREALDAFIDVTQRSVTGDVRVKLFKGRCTPAGMKSPNSLYQADLASFTMGAEYDQIDAKGFIRLFGLPMKVAGAVSRREQKGAK; encoded by the coding sequence ATGGCGAAGAAGCAACAACAGCAGAAGGTCGTGTTGGCATACAGTGGCGGGCTCGATACGAGCGTGATCCTGCCCTGGCTGAAGGAAACCTATGGGTACGACGTCATCGCGTTTGCGGCCGAATTGGGGCAGGGCGACGAGCTGGCGGGCATCAAGAAGAAAGCTCTGGCCAGCGGGGCCAGCAAATGCGTGGTCAAGGACCTGCGCCGCGAGTTCGTCGAGGACTACCTCTGGCCGATGCTCAAGAGCGGCGCCGTCTACGAGAACGGCTATCTGCTGGGCACCAGCATCGCCAGGCCGCTGATCGCCAAGCATCAGGTGGAGGTCGCGCACGCCGAGAAGGCGACCGCCGTCGCCCACGGCGCCACGGGCAAGGGCAACGACCAGGTCCGCTTCGAACTGACCTTCATGGCCCTGGACCCAACGCTGGAGATCATCGCCCCGTGGAAGGACCCGAAATTCAAGCTGACCAGCCGGGAGGCGGCGGTCGACTACGCCAAGAAGCACAACATTCCCATCGAGCAGAGCAAGAAGAAGATTTACTCTCGCGACCGCAACCTCTGGCACATCAGCCACGAGGGCGCGGACCTCGAAGACCCGGCCAACGAGCCCAAGGACGATCTGTTCGTGATGTCCCAACCCGTCAGCCAGACGCCCGACAAGCCTGATTATGTCACCATCGGTTTCCACGAAGGGGTCCCCGTCAAGCTCGACGGCAAGCTGACCAGCGGCGTCAAGATGATCGAGGCGCTCAACGAGATCGGCGGCCGGCACGCCGTCGGTCAGGTGGACGTCGTGGAGAACCGCCTGGTGGGCATGAAGTCGCGAGGGGTCTACGAGACGCCCGGCGGCACGATCCTGATGACGGCGCACGCGGCCCTGGAAAGCCTCACGATGGAGCGGGAGACGATGCACTACAAGCAGCAGGTGGCGCTGAAGTACGCCGAGCTGGTCTATTACGGCCAGTGGTTCAGCCCGCTTCGCGAGGCGCTCGATGCCTTCATCGACGTTACCCAGCGCAGCGTCACGGGCGACGTGCGGGTCAAGCTGTTCAAAGGCCGTTGCACGCCGGCCGGCATGAAGAGCCCGAACAGCCTGTATCAGGCGGACCTGGCCAGCTTCACGATGGGCGCCGAATACGATCAGATCGACGCCAAGGGGTTCATTCGCCTGTTCGGGCTGCCCATGAAGGTGGCCGGGGCGGTCAGCCGCAGGGAGCAAAAGGGCGCCAAGTAA